The Candidatus Cloacimonadota bacterium region TTCTAATTCTGCTTTAGTAGCTAAAGCACCGTCTAATGTTTTGTTAATAAAATCATCATAATGTTCGATCGCCGGGACATAATTGCTCTGCAGATATAAACTTTTTGCAATTTCGTATCTTTTGTCGGTAGAGCAACTGGTAGCTATGATAATTATCAGTAAAAAAGTTACTTTATAAAATATATTCTTTTTCTTCATCAGCTATTTCAAACCTGTCGTTTTTATTTAAATTCAGACTTTCTTCTAATTTGGAAGATAGACCATGAGATAATATTATTTTTCCCGATGATAATTTTGGAAGTTCTAAAATTTCATCAGAGTCAGGATGCATAGCATCGATGATCAAGACATCAGTCGATGCAAGCATACTTTTATATGGTTTCAGGGTTGAACAATCGGATGTATATAATAGTTTTTTATTATTTACATTGATTCCAAACGAATAAGAGTTGAATTCGTTAATGAAACCGTTACTTTTTACAATTGATTCATAATCCAGGAGATGATCTGACTTTATAATATCAATTTCAGGAAAATCATCAGTCAGTGAAGGAACAAGAGAGAAATAAATATTAAAAGGAATTTTTGATAAAAAAGTATAAAAAAGATTCAGAATGTCTTTGAATTTTTCGATATGTTCCGGAAGATAGATCGACAAATCCTGTTTTCTCTTTTGGAGATACAACATCTGAATGACCATAAAAAGACCGCTGACATGATCGGGATGATAATGACTGATAACAATTGCATCAAGAAAATCTTTATCCAATCCGAATTTCAGCATTTGCTTTGCTGTTCCTTCTCCACAATCCAGAAGGATGTTTTTATCGGAAAAATTGATCCAGATGGAAGAATGGTGTTTATTAATAGTCGGCATTCCTGATGCTGATCCTAAAATCCTGAACTTCATATTGATCAATTATCTTCTGTTTTTAATTGATTTTGGGGAACCGAAATTGGAACATGATCCAGTTTGTTCCCAAAAAATAAAAAAAGTAAGGCAAAAATAAGAGTGAAAATTATCAAAAGATTAACCGATTCCATTTTAAAAACCAGTATTGTTACTAAAACGATAATAATATTCAGCAGGTAAACGATCAGAGCTGTAACTTTGGTTGATCCTAAAGCAGTTCCAATACGATGAGTTGAATGATCTTTTCCACCTTGAGTGATCTTCCTTCCATCCCGCTTGCGGGTTATACTGACGAGAGATATATCAAAAATGGCATAACTCAATAGTAAAACGGGTAAAAGGTAATAAAAATTATTGTTCATACTGGTGACAGCAAGACGACCTGCTAATATTCCCATAGTGGATAAAAAATACCCGATAAACATACTACCTGCATCACCCAGAAATATTTTAGCAGGATTAAAATTGTACGGTAAAAAACCAAAAACAGAACCTGCAAAAATCAATGAAAGAAGGGAAATAAATTCAGATTGAGCAGCCAGTGAATGAGTTTTACTGATAAAGCTGAAACCATAAAATCCGAGAGCTAAAATTCCTGACATTCCGGTAATGATGCCATCCATGTTATCCAGGAAGTTCAAAGCATTCATTAATCCAACCATCCAG contains the following coding sequences:
- a CDS encoding undecaprenyl/decaprenyl-phosphate alpha-N-acetylglucosaminyl 1-phosphate transferase; this translates as MTAFILAFLSVYSITPFIIKFANKTNFLDNPGARKVHKKATPLLGGLAVFFGFFVLTIYAVITTIYTFDKAVVGYLIGALIIVLVGIIDDRHGMNPILKMLGQILSCFIFIYSNDLINLFGPIYISIPILLFWMVGLMNALNFLDNMDGIITGMSGILALGFYGFSFISKTHSLAAQSEFISLLSLIFAGSVFGFLPYNFNPAKIFLGDAGSMFIGYFLSTMGILAGRLAVTSMNNNFYYLLPVLLLSYAIFDISLVSITRKRDGRKITQGGKDHSTHRIGTALGSTKVTALIVYLLNIIIVLVTILVFKMESVNLLIIFTLIFALLFLFFGNKLDHVPISVPQNQLKTEDN
- a CDS encoding ribonuclease Z, with product MINMKFRILGSASGMPTINKHHSSIWINFSDKNILLDCGEGTAKQMLKFGLDKDFLDAIVISHYHPDHVSGLFMVIQMLYLQKRKQDLSIYLPEHIEKFKDILNLFYTFLSKIPFNIYFSLVPSLTDDFPEIDIIKSDHLLDYESIVKSNGFINEFNSYSFGINVNNKKLLYTSDCSTLKPYKSMLASTDVLIIDAMHPDSDEILELPKLSSGKIILSHGLSSKLEESLNLNKNDRFEIADEEKEYIL